Genomic DNA from Paracoccus aminophilus JCM 7686:
AACCCGATCAGCCCCTATTCGAGAGGAGTATTTCAGCGCGGCATAACCTCCCATTGACCCGCCGTAACAGATCCGCTCATCATATTGATGTAACGCTCGAGAAAGCAAATCCAATGCTTTCATCATCGATATCGCTGGGTACCAATTTCTGGAGCCGGCCATAAAGCTCAAAACGTCCATATCATGTTTAAGCCCGAGATCTTCCCCCCAGGCCCTATCACCCGAGGCCAATGCCATCATGTCCCCGAATGTGACAAGCAGCGTTCTTGACCGGGAACGACGATTCATAACTGCGGTCAGCCTCTGATCAAGGTAGGCGATTCCACGATCGCCTTGCTCAATATCCGTGAAGTGCATGCTGACTCTTGCCGTCTTACCGATCCCGCCGTCTGTGGCGACCAATCACCTATTAAGCTTTTACCCACCGAGCAAGTGCGAAGTTTGATACCTGTAAAAGGTGAGCATGCGATCTACGCCTTTGTTCAGCACCAATAAATTCACCGGATTGTCGCGCAGGAGGTGCGGCGATGAGGCGAAAACTCTTTCTATATGTATTGGAAATTGATTTGATGCCTCGCAGCTCCTACGCATGAATGGAACGTCATCCGCCCCCCGTTACGGTCATCTGGCGTGCAAACTCCGACCGAACCTCAAGGGAAGATGGCCGATCGTTCTCCAACTGTCAGCCCATCGGCCGGCCTCAACGAGCACAGGTTTCCATCACAACATGACGTCGTGCTGCGTCGCGTCGTCATGTTATATCAAGGATTTCAACCACGCTGCGGGGCCTACCGCACCGTGACGATCAGCAGGCTACGTCGCCCGAAAACGACGCGATCGACGCGATCGACGCGCTCGAGGATTGCAGAATCACGTGCGACGCGCGATGCAGAGTGACATTTCGCCCTGGAACACATCATGCCCCATCCCTATCAAGATCGTGCGCCGAAATTTTATTGGAAAACTGCTGTCTCGGACGTTGGTGGCTTTGGCCTGAATGAACTATGGAAATCCAAGTTCAGAATCACGAAGAGCACAAAGATTATAACTGCTGGATCATGCTTTGCTCAGCATATCAGCCGCCAGTTAGTCGACCGTGGATATACCTGGCTTGATGCGGAGCCGGGCCCAGATCTTATCGCACCGGAAGCGAAACGAAAATTCAACTATGGCATCTTCAGCTTTCGCACCGGAAATATTTATACCGCAAATATGCTACTTCAATGGTTGAAGTTCTCTTTCGGACTGGAGGAACCAAAACTACAGCCGCTGGAAAGTAAGGGCCGTTATTACGACCCATACCGCCAGCAGATCGAACCGGAAGGCTTTCCGAGCGTAGATGAACTTCTCGCAAGTCGGGAGGCAACTTTTCTGGCGATTAGGCAGGCATTTACTACCGCCGACATTTTTCTTTTCACCTTCGGTTTAACTGAATCCTGGCAGGATATCGAAACCGGGCAGGAGTACTCGATGTGCCCCGGCGTAGTTGCAGGGGTATTTGATCCCGGGCGCACCAAGCTGGTTAATCATAACTTTGGAAGCATTTTGCGCCAATTCCGCGACGCGCTACGTGTGATCAACCAGAATCGCGACAAAAATATTCGTGTCATCACGACGGTATCCCCTGTACCCTTGACCGCCACGGCGACGAGTAAACATGTTCTTGTTGCGACCACCTATTCAAAAAGCATATTGCGGGCGGTCGCCGGGCAGTTCATGGATGACAGCCCGAGTATAGATTACTTCCCCTCTTACGAAGTCGTGACGGCTCCAATCAGTCGCGGCATGCATTATGAGGGAAATGCGCGCACAGTGACGAGCGCCGGGGTCAGTGCCGTGCTCGCACATTTTTTCAAAGGCATAGAATCTACTCGCAAACCGAGAGCATCCTCCGAGCGCGATGAGAGTAATAGTTCAGAAGATCAAACTGATACGGACCTCGTAGAGACTGAAGACGATATCGTTTGTGATGAGGTTATCCTGAATGCATTCGCAAGATAAACGCCTGCTGGTCCTTGGCGACAGCAATGTTGGGATGATTAAAGATCTGATGAATGCCGACGGAAGCATTCTTGGCTATCAAGATGTTTCATTTTGGTTCCAAACCGGCTCGGCCTTCAATACGATCGGTTTTTCTGATGGCATCGTTTCCGGCAGATCCAAGGACTCTATGCCCCCCACCACACTGGCGGATTATGATCACATCCTATGGTCAGGTGGCCGATTCAGAACCTCTCAAGTCTTTGAAGCTATTATGTCAAAGCCTCTTTGGCATTATAGTATCGCCTTCGTCCGTCAGATCGTTCGTGAATACTTGGAAAATCTGCCGGCCGCACGCTCACTTCGCAGTTTGAGAAGCCAGTTCGCCGGTTCAGTCACGATCCTTCCAACACCGCTTCGGGGGATATGCCCGGGAATGGAGCCGAACCAGACGGCGTATGCCGGAACCGAGTCACTCTACCCTCTAATCTGGAGTATTTATAACGAGATCGCAGCGACACTTGATGCAACTTTGATCTCTACCCCTGACGAGATGATCGTGGACGGATTTCTGATTGATGCGCGTTACAATTTGACATCTGACGATGATCTTCACAAGAACGCGGCCTATGCGCGCCGCCTGTTGAACGGAGTGAGCCCTACGCGCACCGAACCTCATCCTGTCGCCAACATCATCCCGTAAATTACTGAAATATAACGAATAGTTTATTTTGCGCGCCATTATCTGCTAGTGCGCCACCTCAAGAAACGACGAGATCAGCAATGGTAGATCAAAATGTTGTCGACAAAATCTTCATTCCCGGCATCGACGAGGGGATTTGGCTTGCCGAGCCGCAGAATCTCCAACCTTGGCGCCGAGACGCGGCCGAAGTCGACTTCGTTTCCATCTGCTCGGACACGCCCCAGCGGCTGAACACCTATGACAATATACTGTCGAAGGAGAAATGGGCGAAATCTGTCGTTTTTCCGACGGCTCTGGTGGTCGCAAGTCATCTTTCGGTCGCGAAAGCAACATTAAGCGTCGGCAAGAAGGTCGTTTTGAACTCGACGAGCGGTACGAGATTTCGAAACAAAATCCTTCAAAAGGACAAGGAAACCGAGGCAGCCATTACCGAAAGGCTAAGGCAGGTCGCAAGCGAGAACAGGCTCGATATCCCGGTCTATCCGGAGGATTATCGTGATTTGCCGCT
This window encodes:
- a CDS encoding GSCFA domain-containing protein, which encodes MPHPYQDRAPKFYWKTAVSDVGGFGLNELWKSKFRITKSTKIITAGSCFAQHISRQLVDRGYTWLDAEPGPDLIAPEAKRKFNYGIFSFRTGNIYTANMLLQWLKFSFGLEEPKLQPLESKGRYYDPYRQQIEPEGFPSVDELLASREATFLAIRQAFTTADIFLFTFGLTESWQDIETGQEYSMCPGVVAGVFDPGRTKLVNHNFGSILRQFRDALRVINQNRDKNIRVITTVSPVPLTATATSKHVLVATTYSKSILRAVAGQFMDDSPSIDYFPSYEVVTAPISRGMHYEGNARTVTSAGVSAVLAHFFKGIESTRKPRASSERDESNSSEDQTDTDLVETEDDIVCDEVILNAFAR